The following is a genomic window from Cryptococcus neoformans var. neoformans B-3501A chromosome 12, whole genome shotgun sequence.
ATAAATGTCAAGAAATGCATTGTTCTTATCATTCAAGCTAGCGTTTGGCGCATATGGTTGATGATGTCTAAACAAAAATGGCTTGAATTTAAAAGTCACGAGTTGCAAAAGTTCTGATGGATATATGAAATACATGGTAAACAAGCCCCTCCAAAAAGTACCTAGAACTCGTCGTACCGGAAACCCTTGCGCATTCTAGAGACGTTAGCATTCGAAATAAGTTATGATTGGGGATGGGGGGTTGAATTATTACATACTTGTATTCTGCGGATCGTCTCGTTAGTTGGGATGCTAGAGTGAAATATGTAAAGGGGAAAATTGACGACTTACTGTAAGGTACACCGGCCCGTAACCGCTCCTCTGCACTTTTGGGTCGTGCACCGCCCACCCAGCCAGGTTGCTCGAGCGCCGCTTGTTTGAGACCCCCAAGTTCCTCCAGATGCCCGGCTTTCACGATCCGTTGCGGAGCAGCTCCGGGGTCGACTCTTTTCGGTACACggacaggaggagggtCGACTTCATCTCCCGGTTTGAAATCGTTTTCGTCTCcgtctccatctccgcGGCTTTGTGGattttcattttcatccAAAGGTCCTTGCCCGGGAGCGTGTTCGTGGTGGTCGAGCGGATCGGCCGCGACGTGGTCCTTGGTCAAGTCGGCGGTGGGCGGGAGACCTTCAAACCTTCGTTCACgagcatcttcttcatcttcaatctccGCATGGTCTGTAGATTTTACAGTGTGTGGTTAgtatatgtatatatataggATGGGTGTTTTAGAAGCatgagggaaaggggattTACGCTGAAAATGTTCGATATCTACAAGTTGTCAGTGTTGAGCTCGGACCGGGGGATAACATGGAGGTGAGAGCGCACGGACCTTCTGGATGGGTATATGACTCGTCTGTTTGAGTCTCGGGCGTGGAATGGTACAGCTATAGTGGTGGTGAGTAAGAAATGTGGTAATGAGAAAGAACAGATAGGATGAGCAAGCGATGGCCTACTTCTTCATGGTGGAGGAAACTACAATCAGGACATCAACGAACCGCCACGATAGCGAGGAAAAACTTACTATTCTGATTCTTCATCGTAATGATCTGCAGCGCCAAAGTCAGCCGGTTACGAGACGCTGCGCAAATGCTGATACTTGCGACCTAAATCCTTATACCCCTCAAAGCTCGGAAGCCCCTCGGTGCCGCCAGCGAGAAACTCTTCTAGAGAAATCCTCCCTGCCGCACTGTCAgtcctccttttcctaGCCCCGCTGTATGCAGAACACGCACCATCTTGGTTTTTATCCAGCGCCTCGAGCACTTTGCTAACGATATTCTGTGCTCTCGCGTCCACCTGTGCTCCCTTGCGCATCTTGTCCTTGAGGGAGTGGTGGTGCAGTCCGTAGACGGCCTGGATTTCGAGCTCGTCCCAGTAGCCGTTCATGTCGAGGTCAtggagcttgaagaaggattcgAGGTCAAAGGAATCTATGTGGTGTTCTGTGTGCATCTGTGGGTGGGCGTGAGCGGTGAGCGGGTGAGCGGGGACGTACATGGCGTTCGGCGTAGGAGAGGGCGTTGTCTGCCTGGTCTGAGAGGTCGAAGGAGTGGTCCCCGTGGGCGAGTGCCCCGAGGGCGGCGAAGAGGACGGCGAGGGGGGGCAGGCGGGCCATGGCGGACGGATGATGGGAGTGGAGAAGCCTGcaggtggagaaggactAAACTTGGCCGGCGTCGCGAGGGGCCGGGCGGGGGCCGCCGAAGCCTGACAGACGCGTGGAAACCACGTGGCAAGAGCGGCTGGAGACTGGAGAGACACGTGGGACTGCGTGGAGGATGCCGCCAAAGCTGAGAGACGCGTGGAAGCCACGTGGCCTCAGGCCCACTCTGTCACACACTTGAAGTGGATTCCTCTTTGTCTCCTCCGCAGACATGCGAGCATGACCCTCGACAGCCTCGACGACGGCACAAAGTAAGCACCACACACTCCGCGCCAGCTCACACCCAGACTCGAGGCAGCATACACCCACGCTCTCCACTCCgcccttgccttcttcaaggccctccactcctccaccccctcccccgcctGGAAGCCCGTCGCCCTCCCACAGCCCGCCCAGAAACACGCCAGACACACAGCAGGCCTCGCGAAGCTTGCCGCGGCAGATGTCGCCGTCCACAGGCGGAGCGCAAAGCACGGCGACGTCTACCGTGCGACAGTAGACGTCGACTGTGGAAGCGACATAAGTGTGGACACCTTTAGAGGATGCCTCGCTACACCGGAAACGAGGCCGCTATGTGAGTTTTCCCGCTTTTTGCATCACAAACTTATCAGACTTTCCGAAGGGGACCGTATGGTCGAAGAGGCTGTCACGCTGGACCTGCTGGATGCCCACACGAGGGTGACCAAGACGAACTACAGACTCGGGTGGCCGTCAAGGTCAGTTTACACCAGCTTGTTTCTCCACAGGCCCGACACACGCTGATATCGCAACAGTCCCCGCGACACAGTGACAATATCCAAGACGCTCGTCGATTCCCATACCATCATAGacatctccacctctctcCCTCGGTCTCGCCACGAGCCATCCTACCTTCGGCCGTCTCCACCCTATGTCCGTGCCCACGTTTCCCTTCTTGCGTGGTGCATCCAGCtcccctcatcttcatctgccGACAACATACCGGACGGCAAAGCCCGTATATCCTGCTTCTGGAGCTGGAATCCGAAAGGAACTTGGGCCGTCGGCGGAGGCGTTCCACAacatcttccctccttgATTGTAGGACTGGTCGACTATATCCGAGACAAGAGTGATCGTGTTCCCGTGCTTCTGGGCTATGGTCCAGACATCTCCATAGGCTCAGTATCGTACGACACGTCCCGCGTCACTCTTGGTGTCCATTACGCAATCGTCAACAATGGGGCAGAAAACGCAGAGACAGAAAGTCTCAGACGGCAAGTAGAGTTTGGTCTGTCTTCAACGCAGAGCTGGGACATACAGATCACCGTGAAAACACAGTCAGGCAAGGATACGCCCTCGACATTCTGGACTTCGTTTGTCGGTCAAGCTCCAACCGTTGACCCGAACGCTCGCGCACCCAAGAGACTCATCCTCCGGTTCGCCCATTCACCGTTGGAGCCCGGCGAAGAGCTTGTGCGTGTAAACATGTCGATTGAACAAACCACGGGATCGACAGCAGGAGTGCGCATCAATGGTATCCCCATCACTATTGAGCGTATGCAACCCACAGACGAAACAGGCCAAGGGCCCAAAAGACCGTTATTAGAGGACACTGCCAGCATGACGGGCGTCTCCCTGAGGACGATCAGTACCACGGTCGACAAGCAAGAGGAACGGAATgatgagagggaagaagtagTTCAAAAGGGAATATCGAGCTTGGTGAAACGGAACTATATCTGTGAGTGAAATCAAAAATCAATAATAATACTAATCTGACACTTTCAAAAGATTTTACATCCTTGTTACAAGAACCCGAACCCAAATGGAAGCCGGTACTAGACTCTAGGGGAGTCGCGATTCATCAACTTGATTCCATAGATAAAACGCTCGTCGTCTACCGCGCGGAAGCTGTCTTTGTCGGTGTAGGGATATGGGATCTCTTTGCGGTGATTGCTACTCCAGGAGCGCGACCGGTATGGGATAAGACTCACGAGGAAGCGTCTTTGGTAGAGGACGTCAATGAACTGACGGATATATGGCATATGCAGTCGAAAGCTGCCTGGCCTGTATCGTAAGTACTCGTTTTTGGGGGGGGAAGGGTAGTATATGTGCTCACGGGGTTTTTGGGCTGTAGCGCGCGTGACTCTGTCATGCTCCGAACAACTTAcaaatctccttcttccgtccATCTGTTTGGATTCTCGATCGACGACACcacccttttcccttgcaTCCCTCCATCTACCGATCCCACAGTCATCCGTACCCAGATCGATCTCCAGGGATGGTCAATCGAATCCCTATCACCCAATACCACGCAGGTCACCCTTCTGGAGCAGTCGGACCCTAGGGGATGGTCAGGTAAGGGAAGTATACCGCAAGTCATGCTCGGAACATTGGCAGGTATAGGAGAATTTGCCATCAAGCATGGTGGCCCTCCCGTGTGTACCCGGCTGGGTGGAGCTAAATCCCTTGCTTCGCGAT
Proteins encoded in this region:
- a CDS encoding hypothetical protein (Match to EST gb|CF190344.1|CF190344), giving the protein MARLPPLAVLFAALGALAHGDHSFDLSDQADNALSYAERHMHTEHHIDSFDLESFFKLHDLDMNGYWDELEIQAVYGLHHHSLKDKMRKGAQVDARAQNIVSKVLEALDKNQDGRISLEEFLAGGTEGLPSFEGYKDLGHHYDEESEYFLHHEELYHSTPETQTDESYTHPEDIEHFQHHAEIEDEEDARERRFEGLPPTADLTKDHVAADPLDHHEHAPGQGPLDENENPQSRGDGDGDENDFKPGDEVDPPPVRVPKRVDPGAAPQRIVKAGHLEELGGLKQAALEQPGWVGGARPKSAEERLRAGVPYKYKMRKGFRYDEF